Proteins encoded by one window of Pseudonocardia alni:
- a CDS encoding protein adenylyltransferase SelO yields MTAATEIAFENTFVRDLDGLYLPWQAAPAPDARLVLLNESLAGELGLDPAQLRTPEGVALLTGTTVPDSATTVAQAYAGHQFGNYSPRLGDGRALLVGELVTPDGVRRDLHLKGSGRTPFARGGDGRAPLGPMLREYVISEAMHALGVPSTRSLAVVATGEPVLRDRGPEPGAVLARTAASHLRVGTFQFAAATGEIDVLRRLAEYAIARHHPQASSPLELYRAVIAVQAGLVARWMQIGFVHGVMNTDNMTISGETIDYGPCAFLDAHDPATWYSSIDSGGRYAYGNQPGIAQWNLARLGESLLGLFADSQEEAVRLATEELAGFADAYLAARDRGYLAKIGVGTPELLADLFAVIEDQKPDHTLFFRRLSEAARGDAGPVRALLSDPAALDPWLESWRAAGPDADAMDRVNPVYVPRNHLVEEALGAAVEGDLEPVQWLLQVLAHPFTEREGYERYAQPAGPDSPPFTTFCGT; encoded by the coding sequence ATGACCGCTGCCACCGAGATCGCGTTCGAGAACACCTTCGTCCGCGACCTGGACGGGCTCTACCTGCCCTGGCAGGCCGCCCCGGCGCCGGACGCACGGCTGGTGCTGCTCAACGAGTCCCTGGCCGGTGAGCTGGGCCTCGACCCGGCGCAGCTGCGCACCCCCGAGGGCGTCGCGCTGCTCACCGGCACGACCGTGCCCGACTCGGCGACGACCGTCGCGCAGGCGTATGCCGGGCACCAGTTCGGCAACTACTCGCCGCGGCTCGGCGACGGGCGTGCGCTGCTCGTCGGCGAGCTGGTCACCCCCGACGGCGTCCGCCGCGACCTGCACCTCAAGGGGTCCGGACGTACCCCGTTCGCCCGCGGCGGCGACGGGAGGGCCCCGCTCGGGCCGATGCTGCGCGAGTACGTGATCTCCGAGGCGATGCATGCGCTGGGGGTGCCCTCCACGCGGTCGCTGGCCGTCGTCGCCACCGGCGAGCCCGTGCTGCGCGACCGCGGCCCGGAGCCGGGCGCCGTGCTCGCCCGCACCGCGGCCAGCCACCTGCGGGTGGGGACCTTCCAGTTCGCGGCCGCCACGGGGGAGATCGACGTGCTGCGCCGGCTCGCGGAGTACGCGATCGCCCGGCACCACCCGCAGGCGTCCTCGCCGCTGGAGCTCTACCGCGCGGTGATCGCCGTCCAGGCCGGGCTCGTCGCGCGCTGGATGCAGATCGGGTTCGTGCACGGCGTCATGAACACCGACAACATGACGATCTCCGGCGAGACCATCGACTACGGCCCGTGCGCCTTCCTCGACGCCCACGACCCGGCGACCTGGTACTCCTCGATCGACTCCGGTGGCCGCTACGCCTACGGCAACCAGCCCGGCATCGCCCAGTGGAACCTCGCCCGGCTCGGCGAGTCGCTGCTGGGGCTGTTCGCCGACTCCCAGGAGGAGGCGGTGCGCCTCGCGACCGAGGAGCTGGCGGGCTTCGCCGACGCCTACCTCGCCGCCCGGGACCGCGGCTACCTCGCCAAGATCGGCGTCGGGACCCCGGAGCTGCTCGCCGACCTGTTCGCGGTGATCGAGGACCAGAAGCCCGACCACACCCTGTTCTTCCGACGGCTGTCCGAGGCCGCCCGGGGCGACGCCGGGCCGGTCCGCGCCCTGCTCTCCGACCCGGCCGCGCTGGACCCGTGGCTGGAGTCCTGGCGGGCCGCCGGTCCGGACGCCGACGCAATGGACCGGGTCAACCCGGTCTACGTGCCGCGCAACCACCTGGTCGAGGAGGCGCTGGGCGCCGCCGTCGAGGGGGACCTGGAGCCGGTGCAGTGGCTGCTGCAGGTCCTCGCGCACCCGTTCACCGAGCGCGAGGGCTACGAGCGCTACGCCCAGCCCGCGGGGCCGGACTCGCCGCCGTTCACGACGTTCTGCGGGACGTGA
- a CDS encoding LysE family translocator: MIEPSAALGVVVIALGMVLTPGPNMVYLTSRAISQGRRAGLVSLAGTAVGFLCYLLAATAGLSALFVAVPAAYTAVRIAGGLYLAWLAWGMLRPGGRSPFEARDLAPERDRRLFGMGLLTNLLNPKIALMYAALLPQFVDPADGATGSQLLQLGAVQIAVAVTVNGLIVLTAASVSGFLAARPRAMTVQRWVAGTVLGGFAVRTALAPGPATS; encoded by the coding sequence GTGATCGAACCGTCCGCAGCCCTGGGTGTCGTCGTGATCGCCCTCGGCATGGTCCTCACCCCGGGGCCGAACATGGTGTACCTGACCTCCCGGGCGATCTCACAGGGCCGGCGCGCCGGACTCGTGTCGCTCGCCGGTACCGCGGTCGGCTTCCTCTGCTACCTCCTCGCCGCGACAGCCGGGCTCTCGGCGCTGTTCGTCGCCGTCCCCGCCGCCTACACCGCGGTCAGGATCGCGGGGGGGCTCTACCTCGCCTGGCTCGCCTGGGGCATGCTGCGCCCCGGCGGACGGTCACCGTTCGAGGCCCGCGACCTCGCGCCCGAGCGCGACCGGCGCCTGTTCGGCATGGGGCTGCTCACGAACCTCCTGAACCCGAAGATCGCGCTGATGTACGCCGCGCTGCTGCCCCAGTTCGTCGACCCCGCCGACGGCGCCACCGGGAGCCAGCTCCTGCAGCTCGGAGCGGTCCAGATCGCCGTCGCGGTGACCGTCAACGGGCTGATCGTCCTCACCGCCGCGTCCGTCTCGGGGTTCCTGGCCGCACGGCCGCGGGCGATGACGGTCCAGCGGTGGGTGGCCGGCACCGTGCTCGGCGGGTTCGCCGTCAGGACCGCACTGGCCCCCGGCCCGGCGACGAGCTGA
- a CDS encoding GDSL-type esterase/lipase family protein: MSSTRDLRVVALGDSVVAGVGDPDCRGWFGRLVAAVGRRGVPTTAYNLGIRRNTSSDVLARWERETGARRAPGCDERLVLSFGVNDGVEEDGRCRVEPDVTVANLTRLLAGAEAAGLPAFVVGPPPIADAAVNRRVRDLTARFLGVCDAAGVPFVDVFDALSADEVWTTGVRDGDGAHPGADGYDRLARLAMPAWLSWIGAAR; the protein is encoded by the coding sequence GTGAGCAGCACCCGCGACCTCCGCGTCGTCGCGCTGGGGGACTCCGTCGTGGCCGGTGTCGGTGACCCCGACTGCCGGGGGTGGTTCGGCCGCCTGGTGGCGGCGGTCGGGCGCCGGGGCGTCCCGACGACCGCCTACAACCTGGGGATCCGCCGCAACACCAGCAGCGACGTCCTCGCCCGCTGGGAGCGCGAGACGGGCGCACGCCGTGCCCCCGGGTGCGACGAGCGCCTGGTCCTGTCCTTCGGTGTGAACGACGGCGTCGAGGAGGACGGCCGGTGCCGGGTGGAGCCGGACGTCACGGTCGCGAACCTGACCCGGCTGCTCGCCGGGGCCGAGGCCGCGGGCCTGCCGGCCTTCGTCGTCGGACCCCCGCCGATCGCCGACGCCGCGGTGAACCGGCGGGTGCGGGACCTGACCGCGCGGTTCCTCGGGGTGTGCGACGCCGCCGGGGTGCCCTTCGTCGACGTGTTCGATGCGCTGTCGGCCGACGAGGTGTGGACGACCGGGGTCCGCGACGGAGACGGCGCCCACCCCGGTGCCGACGGCTACGACCGCCTCGCCCGGCTCGCGATGCCGGCGTGGCTGTCGTGGATCGGCGCGGCCCGGTAG
- a CDS encoding DinB family protein: protein MYAPARHDEVTGLLNYIDQQLTAIRSALLGLTEEQARATPCGSALSVGGLVKHAAYCMRGALDRLTADVTEQPLDAAAVALFTGSFTVGDDETVAATVEEFDRVRAELLATVAKTDPAGDSTAPPAPWHGIHDARPIHARYYLVHLVEEFARHAGHADILREQIDGVAVPALVLTLAGAPANDFFQPYEAAPGTLLA, encoded by the coding sequence ATGTACGCACCCGCCCGCCACGACGAGGTCACCGGCCTCCTGAACTACATCGACCAGCAGCTCACGGCGATCCGCTCCGCGCTCCTCGGCCTCACCGAGGAACAGGCCCGCGCGACGCCGTGCGGCAGCGCGCTGTCCGTCGGTGGCCTGGTCAAGCACGCCGCCTACTGCATGCGCGGCGCGCTGGACCGGCTGACCGCTGACGTCACCGAGCAGCCGCTCGACGCGGCCGCGGTCGCCCTGTTCACCGGCAGCTTCACCGTCGGCGACGACGAGACCGTCGCCGCGACCGTCGAGGAGTTCGACCGGGTCCGGGCCGAGCTGCTCGCCACCGTCGCGAAGACCGACCCGGCCGGCGACTCGACCGCCCCGCCCGCCCCCTGGCACGGGATCCACGACGCGCGGCCGATCCACGCCCGCTACTACCTGGTGCACCTGGTCGAGGAGTTCGCCCGGCACGCGGGGCACGCCGACATCCTCCGCGAGCAGATCGACGGCGTCGCGGTGCCCGCGCTGGTGCTCACCCTCGCCGGGGCGCCCGCCAACGACTTCTTCCAGCCCTACGAGGCGGCGCCGGGCACGCTGCTGGCCTGA
- a CDS encoding VOC family protein, whose protein sequence is MTPTLQIAFDAADPHALARFWAAALGYEVEDHTAVVDGLLAAGHLGEADVLVDGDRRGFRDVATARGPGPRLFVQRVPEPKSAKNRVHLDLQVGPEEAPAEVERLVALGARVLWTTADRGPVTTTLCDPEGNEFCVS, encoded by the coding sequence GTGACCCCGACCCTGCAGATCGCGTTCGACGCCGCCGACCCGCATGCCCTCGCGCGGTTCTGGGCGGCCGCCCTCGGCTACGAGGTGGAGGACCACACCGCCGTCGTCGACGGTCTGCTGGCCGCGGGCCACCTCGGCGAGGCCGACGTGCTCGTCGACGGCGACCGCCGCGGCTTCCGCGACGTCGCCACCGCCCGCGGGCCGGGTCCGCGGCTGTTCGTACAGCGGGTGCCGGAGCCGAAGTCGGCCAAGAACCGGGTGCACCTGGACCTGCAGGTCGGCCCGGAGGAGGCCCCCGCGGAGGTGGAGCGCCTGGTCGCGCTCGGCGCCCGGGTGCTGTGGACGACGGCCGACCGCGGCCCGGTCACCACCACCCTGTGCGACCCCGAGGGCAACGAGTTCTGCGTGTCCTGA
- the secD gene encoding protein translocase subunit SecD, with translation MKPRPVLWRALIALAVLALSSVVALTTAPTLGLDLRGGTQIVLETRDTPEVAADGEGTDRVLEVLRGRVDGLGVAEPSLARSGENRIIVELPGLTDPAEAAETLGRTAQLTMHPVLGIGDPAAGGAPGTDEQGQPLQLGPPALTGDMVGSAMSSPNPQGVGHIVNISFDGDGPARWQSLTGQAACAPPGDPQRRVAIVLDQQVISSPQVVEDIPCNVGMLGGQTQITGNFSPEQASELAVLIEGGALPLPVEIIEQRTVGPTLGADAISASAWAAIIGSALAGAFLIVVYRLVGLVAVVALGGYALVAYSVQTGLGATLTLPGLAAFVLAVGMAVDANVLIAERSREEYAAKPRLERASEMGYANSLSAVGDVAVTSLLAAVLLFGLASGPVRGFGVTLVIGVVVSLFSALVLSRLLTLAVLRIPAVKRRPGITGITGVGPVRRRLEARDPGFLRRPGRYLAVAGVVVVVMVSGLFVRGLELGVEFTGGRLVEFTTTDPVGVEQVRDAVATTGIGGLTVTETGDGAVALRSGELTDAQVGQLREVVGAAGGGAELLRDELIGPSLGAELARGGIIALGVALAAQFLYLAFRFRWTLGAGAVAALLTNALVVVGVFAWTGRTADGVFLAALLTVIGYSVNDTVVVFDRVREHWARDAKAPFHRAVGSAVLSTLPRTVNTGISTLTILVMLLFLGGATLGDFALALIVGIVVGTVSTIVVAGPVSILLQQRWTGPAPRTSGAKQPVGKAGRRHPSKADRARRRAGDGAVV, from the coding sequence GTGAAGCCACGCCCCGTGCTCTGGCGGGCGCTCATCGCGCTCGCCGTGCTCGCCCTGTCCTCCGTCGTCGCGCTCACCACCGCCCCCACGCTGGGGCTGGACCTGCGCGGCGGCACCCAGATCGTCCTGGAGACCCGCGACACCCCCGAGGTCGCCGCCGACGGCGAGGGCACCGACCGCGTGCTGGAGGTGCTGCGCGGGCGCGTCGACGGGCTCGGTGTCGCCGAGCCCAGCCTGGCCCGGTCCGGGGAGAACCGGATCATCGTCGAGCTCCCCGGGCTGACCGACCCCGCCGAGGCCGCGGAGACCCTCGGCCGGACCGCGCAGCTGACGATGCACCCGGTGCTCGGGATCGGCGACCCCGCCGCCGGGGGCGCCCCCGGCACCGACGAGCAGGGCCAGCCGCTCCAGCTCGGCCCACCGGCGCTGACCGGCGACATGGTGGGCTCGGCGATGTCCTCGCCCAACCCGCAGGGCGTCGGGCACATCGTGAACATCAGCTTCGACGGCGACGGCCCCGCCCGCTGGCAGTCCCTCACCGGCCAGGCCGCGTGCGCGCCGCCCGGCGACCCGCAGCGCCGGGTCGCGATCGTGCTCGACCAGCAGGTCATCTCCTCCCCGCAGGTCGTCGAGGACATCCCGTGCAACGTCGGCATGCTCGGCGGGCAGACCCAGATCACCGGCAACTTCTCCCCCGAGCAGGCCTCCGAGCTGGCCGTACTGATCGAGGGCGGCGCCCTCCCGCTGCCCGTGGAGATCATCGAGCAGCGGACCGTCGGCCCGACCCTGGGTGCCGACGCGATCTCCGCGAGCGCCTGGGCCGCGATCATCGGCTCGGCGCTGGCCGGGGCGTTCCTCATCGTGGTCTACCGGCTCGTCGGGTTGGTCGCCGTCGTCGCGCTCGGCGGGTACGCACTCGTCGCCTACTCGGTGCAGACCGGGCTCGGTGCCACGCTCACGCTGCCCGGCCTGGCCGCGTTCGTCCTCGCGGTCGGCATGGCCGTCGACGCGAACGTGCTGATCGCCGAACGTTCCCGCGAGGAGTACGCGGCGAAGCCACGCCTGGAACGCGCCTCGGAGATGGGCTATGCGAACTCGCTGTCCGCGGTCGGCGACGTCGCCGTGACCTCGCTGCTCGCCGCGGTGCTGCTGTTCGGGCTCGCGTCGGGCCCGGTCCGCGGGTTCGGTGTCACGCTGGTCATCGGTGTGGTGGTGTCGCTGTTCTCGGCGCTGGTGCTGTCCCGGCTGCTCACCCTGGCCGTCCTCCGGATCCCCGCGGTGAAGCGTAGGCCGGGCATCACCGGTATCACCGGGGTCGGCCCGGTCCGGCGCAGGCTCGAGGCGAGGGACCCCGGATTCCTGCGGCGGCCCGGGCGGTACCTCGCCGTCGCCGGGGTCGTGGTGGTCGTGATGGTGTCCGGACTGTTCGTGCGCGGCCTGGAGCTCGGCGTCGAGTTCACCGGCGGCCGGCTGGTCGAGTTCACGACGACGGACCCGGTGGGCGTGGAGCAGGTCCGCGACGCCGTCGCCACCACCGGGATCGGCGGGCTCACCGTCACCGAGACCGGCGACGGCGCGGTCGCGCTGCGCTCCGGCGAGCTCACCGACGCCCAGGTCGGGCAGCTGCGCGAGGTCGTCGGCGCGGCCGGTGGCGGCGCCGAGCTGCTGCGCGACGAGCTCATCGGCCCCAGCCTCGGTGCCGAGCTGGCCCGCGGCGGGATCATCGCGCTGGGCGTCGCGCTCGCCGCGCAGTTCCTGTATCTGGCGTTCCGGTTCCGCTGGACGCTCGGCGCCGGCGCGGTCGCGGCGCTGCTGACCAACGCGCTGGTCGTGGTCGGGGTGTTCGCCTGGACCGGGCGCACCGCCGACGGCGTGTTCCTCGCGGCGCTGCTCACCGTCATCGGCTACTCGGTCAACGACACCGTGGTCGTGTTCGACCGCGTGCGCGAGCACTGGGCACGCGATGCGAAGGCGCCGTTCCACCGGGCCGTGGGGTCGGCGGTGCTCTCGACGCTGCCGCGGACGGTGAACACCGGCATCTCGACGCTGACGATCCTGGTCATGCTGCTGTTCCTCGGCGGGGCGACCCTCGGGGACTTCGCACTGGCGCTGATCGTGGGCATCGTGGTCGGCACGGTGTCGACGATCGTCGTCGCCGGGCCGGTGTCGATCCTGCTGCAGCAGCGCTGGACCGGGCCCGCGCCGCGGACCTCCGGAGCGAAGCAGCCGGTCGGCAAGGCGGGACGGCGACACCCCTCGAAGGCCGACCGGGCACGGCGCCGCGCGGGCGACGGCGCGGTCGTCTGA
- the htpG gene encoding molecular chaperone HtpG, with product MSTDPSTSETIDSDTTGGETIEFQAEARQLLRLMIHSIYSNKDVFLRELISNASDALDKLRLAAYQDKDLGADTEDLHVELVPDAGARTLTVRDNGIGMTRDEVVDLIGTIARSGTAELLAKLREAGDDARQELIGQFGVGFYSSFMVADRVELVTRKAGAGEGVRWTSDGEGTYTIEPVADAPQGTAVTLHLKASDAEDQLHDYADPSVLRRIVKTYSDFITWPVRMPPGTRTAGDADDAAPETLNSMKALWARPQKDVTEEEYAEFYRHVSHDWQEPLETIRLAAEGTFEYQALLFLPKVAPMDLHMRDARRGVQLYVRRVFIMDDCEALVPEYLRFVKGVVDAADLSLNVSREILQQDRQISAIRRRLVKKVLSVLGSLRDNEPEKYATFWEQCGRALKEGLLSDADNRDTILGVSAFATTHDADAPTSLAAYTERMREGQDAIYYMTGDSRTAIEASPHMEAFRDKGYEVLLLTDPVDEVWVDAVDGFDGTPLRSIAKGQVDLQTDEEKEEAAAKQTEFADLCTWMAAVLTEDVKEVRLSTRLTTSPAVLVGDEFDMTPTLEKMYRAMGQEPPKVKRILELNPSHPLVTGLRDARAAGKDESGTVELLHGMALLAEGGELADPSRFVGLLAERLQHAL from the coding sequence GTGAGCACGGATCCGTCGACCAGCGAGACGATCGACTCCGACACGACGGGCGGGGAGACGATCGAGTTCCAGGCCGAGGCCCGGCAGCTGCTGCGGTTGATGATCCATTCGATCTACTCGAACAAGGACGTCTTCCTGCGCGAGCTGATCTCCAACGCCTCCGACGCGCTGGACAAGCTGCGCCTCGCCGCCTACCAGGACAAGGACCTGGGCGCCGACACCGAGGACCTGCACGTCGAGCTCGTGCCGGACGCCGGGGCGCGCACCCTCACCGTCCGCGACAACGGCATCGGGATGACCCGCGACGAGGTCGTCGACCTGATCGGCACCATCGCGAGGTCGGGCACGGCGGAGCTGCTCGCGAAGCTCCGGGAGGCCGGCGACGACGCCCGCCAGGAGCTGATCGGCCAGTTCGGCGTCGGCTTCTACTCCTCGTTCATGGTCGCCGACCGCGTCGAGCTCGTGACCCGCAAGGCCGGCGCGGGCGAGGGCGTGCGGTGGACCTCCGACGGTGAGGGCACCTACACGATCGAGCCCGTCGCCGACGCCCCGCAGGGCACCGCGGTCACCCTGCACCTCAAGGCGTCCGACGCCGAGGACCAGCTGCACGACTACGCCGACCCCTCGGTGCTGCGGCGCATCGTGAAGACCTACTCCGACTTCATCACCTGGCCGGTCCGGATGCCTCCCGGAACCCGCACGGCGGGGGACGCGGACGACGCTGCGCCCGAGACGCTGAACTCGATGAAGGCGCTGTGGGCCCGCCCGCAGAAGGACGTGACCGAGGAGGAGTACGCCGAGTTCTACCGGCACGTCAGCCACGACTGGCAGGAGCCGCTGGAGACGATCCGGCTCGCCGCCGAGGGCACCTTCGAGTACCAGGCGCTGCTGTTCCTGCCGAAGGTCGCGCCGATGGACCTCCACATGCGCGACGCCCGCCGCGGCGTCCAGCTCTACGTCCGGCGCGTGTTCATCATGGACGACTGCGAGGCGCTCGTCCCCGAGTACCTGCGGTTCGTCAAGGGCGTCGTCGACGCCGCGGACCTCTCGCTGAACGTGTCGCGCGAGATCCTCCAGCAGGACCGCCAGATCTCGGCGATCCGCAGGCGCCTGGTGAAGAAGGTGCTGTCGGTGCTCGGCTCGCTGCGCGACAACGAGCCGGAGAAGTACGCGACCTTCTGGGAGCAGTGCGGCCGGGCGCTCAAGGAGGGACTGCTGTCCGACGCCGACAACCGCGACACCATCCTCGGGGTCTCGGCGTTCGCGACCACCCACGACGCCGACGCGCCGACCTCGCTCGCCGCCTACACGGAGCGGATGCGCGAGGGCCAGGACGCGATCTACTACATGACCGGGGACTCGCGGACCGCGATCGAGGCCTCCCCGCACATGGAGGCGTTCCGGGACAAGGGCTACGAGGTCCTGCTGCTCACCGACCCGGTCGACGAGGTGTGGGTCGACGCCGTCGACGGCTTCGACGGCACCCCGCTGCGCTCCATCGCCAAGGGCCAGGTGGACCTGCAGACCGACGAGGAGAAGGAGGAGGCGGCGGCGAAGCAGACCGAGTTCGCCGACCTCTGCACCTGGATGGCCGCGGTGCTGACCGAGGACGTCAAGGAGGTCCGGCTCTCCACCCGGCTCACCACCTCCCCGGCCGTCCTCGTCGGCGACGAGTTCGACATGACCCCGACCCTGGAGAAGATGTACCGGGCGATGGGGCAGGAGCCGCCGAAGGTGAAGCGGATCCTCGAGCTCAACCCGTCGCATCCGCTGGTCACCGGGCTGCGCGACGCCCGCGCCGCGGGGAAGGACGAGAGCGGCACCGTCGAGCTGCTGCACGGCATGGCGCTGTTGGCCGAGGGCGGCGAGCTCGCCGACCCGTCCCGGTTCGTGGGGCTGCTCGCGGAGCGCCTGCAGCACGCGCTCTGA
- a CDS encoding ABC transporter substrate-binding protein produces the protein MIGNPRRWAPLLAGLVLLAGCGAGDPVAAPAGHGDHGTGPAADAVVNCGVDVHVQRPERVVAMFQNGIEAVLALGAGHRLVGAAYLDNPLPAQLDPDFRPQDYWPEEYPSREEVLRVDPDLVVSGFTGAFTREGLGTRAELGATGTHTFLFSAYCPTADGGDQQSIGDNDVSFAGVERDLTDLGRLLGAEDRAAQVVAGMRGTLADVAARLDGVTDRPRVAMLNSPGSTGELRVFGTGDVATTIIEAAGGRQAFDTLAGRQRTVSLEGVVAASPDVIVIPACCGRDVGPEGAEPLAERLRNDPALATVPAVRDGKVFTTTFAEISPGIRNADAVATLARRLHPDRFGG, from the coding sequence GTGATCGGGAACCCGCGCCGCTGGGCGCCGCTGCTCGCCGGACTGGTGCTCCTCGCGGGGTGCGGCGCGGGTGACCCGGTCGCGGCACCCGCCGGGCACGGCGACCACGGCACGGGCCCCGCCGCCGACGCGGTCGTCAACTGCGGCGTCGACGTGCACGTGCAGCGCCCGGAGCGGGTCGTCGCGATGTTCCAGAACGGCATCGAGGCCGTCCTCGCGCTCGGGGCGGGGCACCGGCTGGTCGGCGCGGCCTACCTGGACAACCCGCTGCCGGCACAGCTCGACCCGGACTTCCGGCCGCAGGACTACTGGCCCGAGGAGTACCCGTCGCGCGAGGAGGTGCTGCGGGTCGACCCGGACCTCGTCGTCTCCGGCTTCACCGGTGCCTTCACCCGGGAGGGTCTCGGCACCCGCGCCGAGCTCGGTGCCACCGGCACGCATACCTTCCTGTTCAGCGCCTACTGCCCGACCGCCGACGGCGGCGACCAGCAGAGCATCGGCGACAACGACGTGTCCTTCGCCGGCGTCGAACGCGACCTCACCGACCTCGGGCGCCTGCTGGGCGCCGAGGACCGGGCCGCGCAGGTCGTCGCCGGCATGCGCGGCACCCTCGCCGACGTCGCCGCCCGGCTCGACGGCGTCACCGACCGTCCGCGGGTGGCGATGCTGAACTCCCCGGGCAGTACCGGTGAACTGCGGGTCTTCGGCACCGGCGACGTCGCGACCACGATCATCGAGGCCGCGGGCGGGCGGCAGGCGTTCGACACCCTCGCCGGCCGGCAGCGCACCGTGTCCCTGGAGGGCGTCGTCGCGGCGAGCCCGGACGTGATCGTGATCCCGGCCTGCTGCGGGCGCGACGTCGGCCCGGAGGGCGCGGAGCCGCTGGCCGAGCGTCTGCGGAACGACCCGGCGCTCGCGACGGTCCCCGCGGTACGCGACGGGAAGGTGTTCACCACGACCTTCGCCGAGATCAGCCCCGGCATCCGCAACGCCGACGCGGTCGCGACGCTCGCCCGGCGGCTGCACCCCGACCGGTTCGGCGGCTGA
- a CDS encoding TetR/AcrR family transcriptional regulator, with amino-acid sequence MTASSLDGSPAGRPLRADAARNHRRIVDTAAAAFESDGADVPLEEIARRAGVGVATLYRRFRTRDVLVRAVLDQVFVAEIEPTAAAGDGDPWADLAGSLGRAVEAIAGRRTILQLAREAGAFDVESAERYGRTLTRLLDRAREAGAVRPELTPRDLSAVLVMALAVAEGSDAAETASGEDRARYLALLLDGLRPGNPPLPPGSEEP; translated from the coding sequence ATGACCGCTTCGTCGCTCGACGGCTCCCCGGCGGGCCGTCCGCTGCGCGCCGACGCCGCCCGCAACCACCGCCGGATCGTCGACACGGCGGCCGCGGCGTTCGAGTCCGACGGAGCGGACGTCCCGCTGGAGGAGATCGCGCGCCGGGCCGGGGTCGGCGTCGCGACGCTGTACCGCCGGTTCCGGACCCGCGACGTGCTGGTGCGGGCGGTGCTGGACCAGGTGTTCGTCGCGGAGATCGAGCCGACCGCGGCCGCCGGGGACGGCGACCCCTGGGCCGACCTGGCCGGGTCGCTGGGCCGGGCGGTGGAGGCGATCGCCGGACGGCGGACGATCCTGCAGCTGGCCCGTGAGGCCGGCGCGTTCGACGTCGAGTCCGCCGAGCGCTACGGCCGGACGCTGACCCGGCTGCTGGACCGGGCGCGCGAGGCCGGTGCGGTGCGTCCGGAGCTCACCCCGCGGGACCTGTCGGCGGTACTGGTCATGGCGCTGGCCGTCGCCGAGGGGTCGGACGCGGCGGAGACGGCGTCGGGCGAGGACCGCGCCCGCTACCTGGCGCTGCTGCTCGACGGGCTGCGACCGGGCAACCCGCCGCTGCCCCCGGGCTCGGAGGAGCCCTAG